The Fluviicola sp. genome contains a region encoding:
- a CDS encoding S41 family peptidase translates to MKQFLHVFALITILIGFNSPLKAQSNGFEEIKSMELMDLIFQQLETNYVDEIKPGEMSKTAIDAMLKQLDPYTVYYHESNMEDYRMMTTGQYGGIGALIRKMGDYTYIAEPYEGKPAQLAGAMAGDKILSIDGKDMKGKPSDEVSDGLRGPKGSTIQLRVERAGQEKTISITRDEIKLADVPYFGMLNNGTTGYIKLNSFTQTASAEVIAAYGKLKQQGMSNLILDLRGNGGGLLIEAVKIVNIFVKKGQTVVTTKGRIPEENRTYATSADALDLNIPLVVLVDGGSASASEIVSGSLQDLDRAVIIGENSYGKGLVQRTFDLKYGSKIKLTISKYYTPSGRCVQRLEYYDKELGEKPKAIADSLLKTFTTANGRKVIDGRGIEPDIVVEKDDYSRLLLMLVSNNVIFNFATDYKRSHETIAPAKSFQLSKADYDAFKAYALKQDFTYSTASEEQLERMKKTAEDEGYFEDIKSDYEQLLSKVTPSKERDLDKFKDEITEILSSEIVSRYYYQNGRAEQAFQYDLDVQKALEVLSDPKRVNTILGK, encoded by the coding sequence ATGAAGCAATTCTTGCATGTTTTCGCCCTGATAACCATCTTAATTGGTTTCAATTCCCCGCTAAAAGCACAATCTAACGGATTCGAAGAAATCAAGTCCATGGAATTGATGGACCTCATTTTCCAGCAGTTGGAAACCAACTACGTGGATGAGATCAAACCGGGAGAAATGAGCAAAACCGCTATCGATGCCATGCTGAAGCAGCTGGACCCGTATACCGTTTATTACCACGAATCGAATATGGAGGATTACCGCATGATGACCACCGGACAATACGGCGGAATTGGTGCTTTGATCCGTAAAATGGGAGATTATACCTACATCGCAGAACCTTATGAAGGAAAACCTGCTCAATTGGCTGGTGCAATGGCCGGAGACAAAATCCTTTCCATTGATGGAAAAGACATGAAGGGAAAACCAAGCGATGAGGTTTCGGATGGTTTGCGCGGGCCAAAAGGTTCTACCATTCAATTGCGCGTGGAGCGTGCCGGACAGGAAAAAACCATTTCCATTACACGAGATGAGATCAAACTGGCAGACGTTCCTTATTTCGGGATGCTGAACAACGGAACAACCGGTTACATCAAACTAAACAGCTTTACACAAACTGCTTCGGCAGAAGTGATTGCAGCATACGGAAAATTGAAGCAGCAGGGAATGAGCAACCTGATTCTGGACTTGCGCGGAAATGGTGGAGGTTTGCTGATCGAAGCGGTGAAAATCGTAAATATTTTCGTGAAGAAAGGTCAAACCGTAGTTACCACCAAAGGACGTATTCCGGAGGAGAACAGAACCTATGCGACTTCAGCCGATGCATTGGATTTGAATATTCCGCTGGTTGTGCTGGTTGACGGAGGATCCGCTTCCGCTTCGGAGATTGTTTCGGGAAGTTTGCAGGATTTGGACAGAGCGGTAATTATCGGGGAAAACTCTTACGGGAAAGGATTGGTGCAGCGTACATTTGACCTGAAATACGGATCAAAAATCAAGCTGACCATCTCAAAATACTATACACCATCCGGTCGTTGTGTACAGCGTTTGGAATACTACGACAAAGAATTGGGCGAGAAACCGAAAGCGATTGCAGATTCCCTGTTGAAGACATTTACAACGGCAAATGGCCGTAAAGTAATCGACGGACGTGGAATCGAACCGGATATCGTTGTGGAAAAAGACGATTATTCGCGCTTGCTGTTGATGCTGGTAAGCAACAACGTTATTTTCAATTTTGCTACCGATTACAAACGTTCCCACGAAACAATCGCTCCGGCGAAATCATTCCAGTTGAGCAAAGCAGATTACGATGCATTCAAAGCATATGCCCTGAAACAGGATTTCACCTATTCAACCGCTTCCGAAGAACAATTGGAGCGCATGAAGAAAACCGCTGAAGACGAAGGCTATTTTGAAGACATCAAATCCGATTACGAACAATTGTTATCCAAAGTAACACCTTCCAAGGAGCGTGACCTGGATAAATTCAAAGATGAGATCACAGAAATTTTATCCAGTGAGATCGTATCGCGTTACTATTATCAAAACGGTCGTGCAGAGCAGGCATTCCAGTATGACCTGGATGTTCAGAAAGCATTGGAAGTTCTTTCAGATCCTAAAAGAGTAAATACTATTCTCGGAAAATAA
- a CDS encoding O-antigen ligase family protein, with protein MLDKLTGKSVHYYIQLVAMMGIAAGLPFSKIPLSIGTMLLGLNVILLWDWKTVWKNWSSNRWLWLLFAYFALELLSVLWTTDKHEAWNMIRRELTLYAIPLTIIAIPLTDFKHYKWVVLTFLVAVFLSSFINTGTYFHWWGSKVYDDIRSLSLFVSHLRYAMMIILAVVFCAAWWIRKFPYRWIAVLLAAWFIYYTILSQIWMGVFTLSGVVLMMFWFKVKSIRTLWIKRTFIASFSACILFVGIFLYINLQPTPHKMQVKREDYGKKTVNGNEYTFDLIWKINWENGYPVQAFIADGELEKEWSKASAVNYRTGVDLKGNPIRNILWRYMTSKGLRKDSVDFQKMSKQDIRNVELGFASVEMAKGGISAQLYRMRGQLSNAEDPNGKSLLEKIESLKAGITIIRSHPLIGVGIGDMKTAFAQAYKTNHSKLTLENQHLTHNQFLTTWIAAGIICFCAFAALWFIQLATALRINAFEWTGFLVITMLSFLIEDTLQTQTGVSFVAFFFAFFITGRKILYRG; from the coding sequence ATGCTGGATAAACTGACCGGGAAATCCGTTCATTACTATATTCAATTGGTTGCAATGATGGGAATTGCAGCAGGGTTGCCCTTCAGCAAGATTCCTCTTTCCATTGGAACGATGCTTTTAGGTCTCAATGTAATTCTCCTTTGGGATTGGAAAACGGTTTGGAAAAACTGGAGTTCGAACCGCTGGCTTTGGTTGCTCTTCGCGTATTTCGCCCTGGAATTGCTTTCGGTTCTATGGACAACGGATAAACACGAAGCCTGGAACATGATCCGCCGGGAATTGACTCTTTATGCCATTCCGTTGACCATCATTGCTATTCCGCTCACGGATTTCAAACATTACAAATGGGTCGTTTTGACCTTCCTGGTAGCTGTTTTCCTGTCGAGTTTCATCAATACCGGAACTTATTTTCACTGGTGGGGCTCCAAAGTTTACGACGATATCCGAAGTCTTTCCCTGTTCGTTTCGCACCTGCGTTATGCCATGATGATTATCCTTGCAGTGGTTTTTTGTGCGGCCTGGTGGATCCGGAAATTTCCTTACCGCTGGATTGCCGTTTTATTGGCTGCCTGGTTCATCTACTACACCATCCTTTCCCAAATCTGGATGGGAGTTTTTACCCTTTCCGGGGTAGTCTTGATGATGTTCTGGTTTAAAGTAAAATCGATTCGCACGCTTTGGATCAAACGGACATTTATTGCGTCGTTCAGTGCCTGTATCCTGTTCGTGGGAATTTTCCTGTATATCAACCTGCAACCCACTCCGCATAAGATGCAGGTGAAAAGGGAAGATTACGGTAAGAAAACAGTAAATGGGAACGAATACACCTTTGACCTGATCTGGAAGATTAATTGGGAAAACGGTTATCCCGTACAAGCATTTATTGCGGACGGAGAACTGGAGAAAGAATGGTCCAAAGCATCCGCTGTAAATTACCGGACAGGAGTGGATTTAAAAGGAAACCCGATCCGGAATATTCTCTGGAGATATATGACCTCAAAAGGATTGCGGAAGGATTCCGTCGATTTTCAGAAAATGAGCAAACAGGACATCCGGAATGTGGAATTGGGCTTTGCTTCCGTGGAAATGGCAAAAGGAGGGATTTCAGCGCAATTGTACCGTATGCGCGGTCAGCTCAGCAACGCGGAGGACCCGAACGGAAAATCGCTCCTGGAAAAAATCGAATCGCTTAAAGCCGGGATTACAATCATCCGATCGCATCCACTGATCGGTGTGGGAATCGGAGACATGAAAACCGCTTTTGCCCAAGCCTACAAGACCAATCATTCCAAATTAACGCTTGAAAACCAGCATTTGACCCACAACCAATTCCTGACAACCTGGATAGCTGCCGGAATAATTTGTTTTTGTGCTTTTGCTGCGTTGTGGTTTATTCAGCTTGCAACTGCGTTGCGTATCAATGCGTTCGAATGGACCGGATTTTTGGTCATTACCATGCTTTCATTCCTGATCGAAGATACCTTGCAAACACAGACCGGTGTTTCATTCGTAGCCTTCTTCTTCGCGTTCTTCATTACCGGCAGAAAGATTTTATACAGAGGTTAA
- the mgtE gene encoding magnesium transporter → MRFELTKEFLERIRQAISSEDDQWIKQHITDLHFADIAEIMDELSMEQSKYLYYQLDEELQADVLMELEEEVRDRFLASLSSKEMAEQLENLDSDDAADILGELPDEKIQEVISQMEDDDAADDIVDLLNYDEDTAGGLMQKEFIQAKLEWPVNRALVELRRQAEDVEQVYTIYVVDDLNKLVGVLSLKRLLFASPKTPIRDLYEGKNLIFVTTSDSSEKVAKVMEKYDLVSVPVVDLQGKLVGRITIDDVVDVIKEEADKDFQLASGISEKVESNSSVFRISRARLPWLLIGMLGGILSAQVISRFETNITHLPALAFFIPLITAMGGNVGVQSSAIVVQSLARGNDPFDSILSKVGKEAIVGLVNGLLCSSLIFGISYFFNDYRLALVVSISLLTVTIFAAIFGTMIPLVLNRYKIDPALATGPFVTTTNDVLGLFIYFTIGLLLLN, encoded by the coding sequence ATGCGTTTTGAACTAACGAAAGAATTTCTGGAGCGCATCCGACAAGCTATCTCGTCGGAGGATGATCAATGGATCAAACAGCACATTACCGATCTTCACTTTGCGGATATTGCCGAAATCATGGATGAGTTATCCATGGAGCAATCCAAATACCTCTATTATCAATTGGATGAAGAGCTTCAGGCCGACGTTCTGATGGAATTGGAGGAAGAAGTAAGGGACCGTTTCCTGGCTTCTTTATCGTCTAAGGAAATGGCTGAGCAATTGGAGAACCTGGATTCTGATGATGCTGCCGATATCCTTGGAGAACTTCCGGATGAAAAGATCCAGGAGGTTATTTCCCAGATGGAGGACGACGATGCCGCAGATGATATCGTAGACCTCTTAAATTACGACGAAGACACGGCCGGAGGTTTGATGCAAAAGGAATTCATCCAGGCAAAACTCGAATGGCCAGTGAACCGTGCATTGGTCGAACTCCGCAGACAAGCAGAGGACGTGGAGCAGGTTTATACGATTTACGTCGTGGATGATCTCAATAAATTAGTGGGAGTACTTTCCCTCAAACGCTTGCTTTTCGCCAGTCCGAAAACCCCGATCCGGGACCTGTACGAAGGAAAAAACCTGATTTTCGTTACCACCAGCGATTCTTCCGAGAAGGTTGCCAAGGTGATGGAAAAATACGACCTGGTTTCTGTTCCCGTGGTGGATTTGCAGGGTAAATTGGTAGGCCGCATTACCATCGATGACGTGGTGGATGTGATCAAGGAAGAAGCGGACAAGGATTTCCAGTTGGCTTCCGGTATCTCGGAAAAAGTAGAATCCAATTCAAGTGTTTTCCGGATTTCAAGAGCGCGTTTGCCGTGGCTTTTAATCGGAATGCTGGGCGGAATCCTGAGTGCTCAGGTTATTTCGCGGTTTGAAACGAATATCACACACCTTCCTGCGCTGGCATTTTTTATCCCACTGATCACAGCGATGGGAGGAAATGTAGGAGTTCAATCTTCCGCAATTGTAGTGCAATCACTGGCGCGCGGAAACGATCCGTTTGACAGTATCCTTTCGAAAGTCGGAAAGGAAGCCATCGTAGGTTTGGTAAACGGGCTGCTGTGCTCTTCCCTGATTTTCGGTATATCCTATTTCTTCAATGATTACCGCCTGGCACTCGTAGTAAGTATTTCTCTTTTAACAGTGACCATTTTTGCAGCGATTTTCGGTACCATGATCCCGCTCGTTCTGAACCGGTACAAAATTGATCCTGCCCTGGCAACAGGTCCCTTTGTTACTACCACGAATGATGTCCTGGGACTGTTTATCTATTTTACAATAGGACTTTTGCTTTTAAATTAA
- a CDS encoding fasciclin domain-containing protein yields the protein MKKVLLSIALVASTALFSNSFAQTVMVGGESMYPAKNIVENAVNSKDHTTLVAAVKAAGLVETLQGKGPFTVFAPVNDAFENLPAGTVETLLKPENKATLTKVLTYHVVAGKMDFNTIAAAIKKGGGKAEMMTVSGGKLWAMMNGDHNITIKDEAGNVANISTYDVYQSNGVIHVVDKVLMPKM from the coding sequence ATGAAAAAGGTATTATTATCAATTGCGTTAGTAGCTTCAACAGCTTTATTTTCAAATTCATTTGCTCAAACTGTAATGGTTGGTGGTGAATCAATGTACCCGGCAAAGAACATTGTGGAGAATGCAGTGAATTCAAAAGACCACACAACATTGGTTGCAGCGGTTAAGGCAGCAGGTTTGGTTGAAACATTACAGGGAAAAGGCCCGTTCACGGTTTTCGCTCCGGTAAATGACGCATTTGAAAATCTTCCGGCTGGAACAGTAGAAACTTTGTTGAAACCAGAGAACAAGGCAACATTGACAAAAGTATTGACTTATCACGTGGTTGCCGGAAAAATGGATTTCAATACCATTGCGGCAGCTATTAAAAAAGGAGGAGGAAAAGCAGAAATGATGACTGTTTCCGGAGGTAAATTGTGGGCGATGATGAACGGAGATCACAACATTACGATCAAAGACGAAGCAGGAAACGTGGCAAACATCTCTACTTACGATGTGTACCAATCAAACGGTGTGATTCATGTAGTAGACAAAGTGTTGATGCCTAAAATGTAA